TGATCGCTCAGTAACATGGATAGTGTCGCACTTTGACCTCGCGCCGGGAGCAAGGGTGGCTGACTTCGGGTGCGGGCCAGGGCTGTATGCTGAGCGTCTCGCTCGGGAGGGCTTGTTTGTCACAGGAATCGACTTTTCGGATAATTCGATTAGATACGCACGAGAGACTGCCGCGGCCAGGGGACTCGAAATCGAATACATCCACGCGGACTACCTCGATTTCGAGACAGACCAGTGCTACGACCCAATAATGTTGATCATGTGCGACTTCTGCGCACTTAGCCCGTCCAGCGTGCTGTTTTGCTGGGCAAATTTCACTCCATGCTTGCTGACGGCGGATTGATCTTGCTCGACGTCTACTCGCCGAAGATGCTCGAGGCACGAGATGAGACAACCACTTGGGCGTCCAACCTCATGGATTGATTTTTGTCGCCCCGTGAATACTTCGGATTCATGAACACATTCAAGTACGAAGCCGAGTGACTTCTGTTGGACAAATACACCATTGTGGAACGTGATGGGATACGCCGCATCTACAATTGGCTCCAATGCTTCACTCTTCAAAGCATCAAGAGCGAGTGCGCCGCCTGCGGCCTCCAAGTAGTGGGATACTGGGGTGACGTGGCCGGGGCCACATACGATCTGAATGCGACCGAGTTCGCCATAGCTTTAAAGGCAGCTGGGGACGAGTCAGGTGCAGAATAGAGATTTCGGCGTGGTGCATCCATCAAGAGCTTGCACCTTCAAACGTGTCTGTCACGCCTTGTGCCGGCGCACAAGCTGCGCCAGGCTGCTGATATGGCTGGGATCGGTGCCGCAGCATCCTCCCAAAATTTTTATCCCCAGATTTTTGTGAATCCTCCACATGAGTTCGCCAAAGACATCCGGACTCTCCTCGTGGAGGGCGGGTGAGTTATCCAGCTCTTCGGGCGTCAAGGTTGAGGTGTTGGCCTGAAGGCCCATGATCCGCCGGGCCGCCGCCGGCGAGTGCTCATTGATATGCCGCATCGCCTTTTCGAAATTCGAGGGATGGACACAGTTTACCCAATAGCAGAGTGGTTTCTTTTCTGTTTGAGCATCAATGTCATTGATGATGTCATGCAAAAGCGTGCCATCCGGCAATGTCCCAGATGGGTGGATGACAAAACTCAAAATATATGGAAGATCGAACTCATCCATGGCATGCGCAATCCCCAAGGCCTCTGATGAAGCCGGCAATGTTGCCGCCAAAAGGAAATCAACTCCCGATGCCGCAAGAGCGTGAACCTGGATTCCGTGAAAGTCCTTCGCTTCATCTATTTCAAGCGCATCCCGTGGATCATAGGCATCCCCACGGCATCCCAGCATCCCTGCAATATAGACATTATTGGAATGATCGGGATAGTCATCCCGCACAGCTCGTAGGAATGCTGCAGCCGCATCATGAACGGCATGGAGTTGATAACGACCGTCCGCCTGTAGTCTCTCTGGATTTGCACGCCAAGTCGGTGTCCCGATAATGATGGGCAAATGATAGGAATGGGCAATCTCCACATATTCGCGATAGCATGCTTCAAGGATGCAGCGGGATTGCTTTTCAAACAGAAAGCCGGCGTGTAGAATATTCGGATTCAGATTGACTTTGTGATTCCGCCGTAGCC
This window of the Candidatus Eisenbacteria bacterium genome carries:
- a CDS encoding class I SAM-dependent methyltransferase; this encodes MLAYHLDETVDAASRNRKFIDRSVTWIVSHFDLAPGARVADFGCGPGLYAERLAREGLFVTGIDFSDNSIRYARETAAARGLEIEYIHADYLDFETDQCYDPIMLIMCDFCALSPSSVLFCWANFTPCLLTAD
- a CDS encoding homocysteine S-methyltransferase family protein, which translates into the protein MSFVRALTAENVILTEGAIIERLRRNHKVNLNPNILHAGFLFEKQSRCILEACYREYVEIAHSYHLPIIIGTPTWRANPERLQADGRYQLHAVHDAAAAFLRAVRDDYPDHSNNVYIAGMLGCRGDAYDPRDALEIDEAKDFHGIQVHALAASGVDFLLAATLPASSEALGIAHAMDEFDLPYILSFVIHPSGTLPDGTLLHDIINDIDAQTEKKPLCYWVNCVHPSNFEKAMRHINEHSPAAARRIMGLQANTSTLTPEELDNSPALHEESPDVFGELMWRIHKNLGIKILGGCCGTDPSHISSLAQLVRRHKA